A DNA window from Zingiber officinale cultivar Zhangliang chromosome 3A, Zo_v1.1, whole genome shotgun sequence contains the following coding sequences:
- the LOC122051585 gene encoding G-type lectin S-receptor-like serine/threonine-protein kinase At2g19130, with amino-acid sequence MGVSMASSCSRETSPLLLLFSFSFSLFLLFSSATSTDTISAHHSLSGNQTVTSRGGTFVLGFFTPPGSTGTTSFNYYIGIWYNNISELTPVWVANRVTPVTEPTASELKISDDGNLALLDQFKSIIWSTNVTAISSSNSTTVAVILDTGNIQLRDESNSSLVFWQSFDQPIGTLLPGAKFGINKITKRSQRLTSWKSKVDPAPGIFSFEMDQEGSFQYCFWNSSRTYCTTGLWDGRIFSQMNELPPVYIVNFQVVNETDENYFTYTVIDPNHLTSRYVIDSEYGQIQLLTWIKNSNSWQLIWARPRSKCSVYGVCGPFGSCHDLPTPFCTCVKGFRIKSQTDWGLGDRSQGCERMISLQCSGQNNSEEDGFFKMENVRLPDNSLSLAMLGSSQDCEQACLSNCSCNAYSFSSTGCFVWHGELLNLQEELNELDAGILYLRLAASELQISENNKKRMVAHISLGVVAAVVCLFMIGGFVWKRERRRAIQNSKVVQNSLVSFMYDELRIATKNFSVELGGGGFGSVFKGSLPGSIDIAVKKLEGLYQGEKQFRAEVSILGVIQHVNLIRLIGFCAQGTKKLLVYEFMPCGSLADQLFRSNSNVLDWKTRYRIAIGTARGLAYLHEQCRDNIIHCDIKPENILLDDALVPKVADFGLAKLVGRNFSKVLTTIRGSRGYIAPEWISGMPITTKVDVYSYGMMLFEIISGKRNLVSATESCFEFFPSVATSKLINGDVKGLLDHQLECKTDLGELEIACKLAGWCIQDDESSRPTMSQVVQALEGNLNINIPPMPKFLQRLSDSCADNINSPGNFSSNQNSNCRASSTEINNATT; translated from the coding sequence ATGGGAGTTTCAATGGCTTCTTCATGTTCCAGAGAAACTTCACCCTTGCTcttgctcttctccttctccttttctctctttcttctcttctcctccgcaACGTCAACAGACACAATCTCCGCACATCATTCTCTGTCCGGAAACCAGACCGTCACTTCCAGAGGCGGCACGTTCGTGCTAGGCTTCTTCACGCCACCAGGTAGCACCGGCACGACCTCCTTCAACTACTACATCGGCATCTGGTACAATAATATCTCAGAGCTCACCCCCGTGTGGGTGGCCAACAGAGTCACTCCAGTCACGGAGCCAACAGCGTCGGAGCTTAAGATCTCTGACGATGGCAACCTCGCCCTGCTAGACCAGTTCAAATCTATCATCTGGTCCACCAATGTCACCGCCATCTCATCCTCCAACTCCACAACCGTCGCGGTCATCCTTGACACGGGTAATATCCAGCTCCGGGATGAATCCAACTCCTCTCTCGTCTTCTGGCAGAGCTTCGACCAACCCATTGGCACTTTGCTACCCGGAGCCAAGTTCGGGATCAACAAGATCACCAAGAGATCCCAGCGCCTCACGTCCTGGAAGAGCAAAGTCGACCCTGCTCCCGGAATCTTCAGCTTCGAGATGGATCAGGAAGGAAGCTTTCAGTACTGCTTTTGGAATTCGTCTCGCACATATTGCACTACTGGGCTGTGGGATGGCCGAATCTTCAGCCAAATGAATGAGTTGCCTCCCGTTTACATTGTCAACTTCCAAGTAGTCAATGAAACAGATGAAAACTACTTCACGTACACTGTCATTGATCCCAACCACTTGACGTCCAGATATGTGATCGATTCTGAATACGGCCAGATCCAGCTACTGACATGGATTAAGAATTCAAACTCGTGGCAGCTCATCTGGGCTCGACCGAGAAGCAAATGCTCCGTTTATGGGGTCTGCGGGCCTTTCGGAAGCTGCCATGACCTCCCCACGCCATTCTGCACTTGCGTTAAAGGTTTCAGGATCAAGTCTCAGACAGATTGGGGTTTGGGCGATCGAAGCCAGGGTTGTGAGAGGATGATTTCTCTGCAGTGCAGTGGCCAGAACAATTCTGAAGAAGATGGTTTCTTTAAGATGGAAAATGTTAGATTACCTGACAACTCCCTCAGTTTGGCCATGCTTGGGAGCTCCCAAGATTGTGAACAAGCTTGCTTGAGTAATTGCTCTTGTAATGCTTATTCCTTCAGCTCCACTGGGTGCTTTGTTTGGCATGGAGAATTACTCAATCTTCAGGAAGAACTTAATGAGCTTGATGCAGGCATTCTTTATCTGCGCTTGGCTGCCTCGGAGTTGCAAATTTCTGAAAACAACAAGAAGAGAATGGTAGCACACATCTCCTTAGGGGTCGTCGCTGCTGTAGTTTGTTTGTTCATGATTGGGGGTTTCGTTTGGAAGCGAGAGAGGAGGAGAGCCATCCAAAACTCAAAAGTTGTGCAGAATTCTTTGGTCTCCTTCATGTATGATGAGCTGCGGATTGCCACCAAAAACTTCTCCGTAGAGCTCGGAGGAGGGGGATTTGGATCCGTGTTTAAAGGGTCGTTACCCGGCTCAATTGATATCGCTGTGAAGAAGCTTGAGGGTCTTTACCAAGGCGAGAAGCAGTTCCGAGCGGAGGTGAGCAtactaggagttattcaacatGTAAACCTCATTAGGCTAATTGGCTTTTGCGCTCAAGGGACCAAGAAGTTGTTGGTCTATGAGTTCATGCCATGTGGTTCGTTAGCTGATCAGCTTTTTCGTAGCAACTCGAATGTTTTGGACTGGAAAACAAGATATCGAATTGCTATCGGAACTGCAAGAGGATTAGCTTATCTTCATGAGCAATGCAGGGACAACATCATACATTGTGACATTAAGCCAGAGAACATACTATTGGACGATGCACTTGTGCCAAAAGTAGCCGATTTTGGTCTAGCAAAGCTCGTCGGAAGGAACTTTAGCAAAGTTCTCACAACCATTAGAGGAAGTAGAGGGTACATTGCACCCGAATGGATTTCAGGTATGCCCATCACCACCAAAGTAGATGTTTACAGCTACGGAATGATGTTGTTCGAGATTATATCGGGAAAGAGAAATTTGGTCAGTGCAACAGAAAGTTGTTTTGAGTTCTTTCCATCAGTTGCAACAAGCAAACTCATTAATGGAGATGTCAAAGGCTTGCTAGACCACCAGCTCGAGTGCAAAACTGACTTGGGAGAACTTGAAATAGCTTGTAAATTGGCCGGTTGGTGCATTCAAGATGATGAGAGTTCCAGGCCAACGATGAGTCAAGTTGTTCAAGCTCTAGAGGGTAATCTAAACATCAACATTCCTCCTATGCCCAAGTTTCTCCAACGCCTATCTGACTCTTGTGCCGACAACATCAATTCCCCTGGAAACTTCTCTTCAAATCAGAACTCCAACTGTCGTGCCTCTTCAACTGAGATAAACAATGCTACAACTTAA